In Solanum pennellii chromosome 7, SPENNV200, the following are encoded in one genomic region:
- the LOC107024339 gene encoding thymidylate kinase isoform X3, whose translation MSNFALTTTLSFVPKTISTFPRKFGTWVALFSLKSSLDLKLRFKPSRLIHMENKESSSSRGALIVLEGLDRCGKTSQSGRLYKYLDEQGHSVESWRFPDRNTGVGQMISSYLANKSQLDDHAIHLLFSANRWEKRSLMEEKLKSGTTLIVDRYSYSGVAFSSAKGLDIEWCKAPEIGLLAPDLVVYLDISPEKAAERGGYGDERYEQLEFQKKVAGSYLSLRDSSWKVIDATLSIEDVEKKLREVVLDCMITCHKGKPLSQLWPC comes from the exons ATGAGCAATTTCGCACTCACCACAACACt AAGTTTTGTACCAAAGACAATTTCGACCTTTCCTAGAAAATTTGGAACTTGGGTAGCTTTATTTTCATTGAAGTCTAGCTTGGATTTGAAGTTACGTTTTAAGCCTTCGAGACTTATTCATATGGAGAACAAAGAGAGCAGCAGCTCCAGAGGTGCTTTAATTGTTTTAGAAGGGTTGGATCGCTGTGGGAAGACATCGCAATCTGGCAGACTGTACAAGTATTTGGATGAGCAGGGACATTCAGTTGAGTCTTGGAGATTTCCTGACAGAAATACAGGCGTTGGGCAAATGATTTCTTCTTATCTTGCTAACAAATCACAGTTGGATGACCATGCAATCCATCTTCTCTTCAGTGCAAATCGTTGGGAGAAGAG ATCATTAATGGAGGAGAAGCTGAAGAGTGGAACTACTCTCATCGTTGACCGCTATTCTTATTCTGGGGTGGCATTTTCCTCTGCCAAGGGACTTGATATTGAATGGTGTAAG GCTCCAGAAATAGGGTTGTTAGCTCCAGATCTGGTTGTATATCTCGACATATCACCAGAG AAAGCTGCTGAAAGAGGAGGTTATGGAGATGAAAGATATGAGCAGCTTGAGTTTCAGAAAAAGGTTGCTGGATCTTATTTGTCTCTTCGTGATTCCTCGTGGAAG GTTATCGATGCAACCCTTTCGATTGAAGATGTAGAGAAGAAGCTCAGAGAAGTTGTACTTGACTGTATGATTACGTGCCACAAAGGGAAACCATTGTCTCAGTTATGGCCATGTTAG
- the LOC107026044 gene encoding heterogeneous nuclear ribonucleoprotein 1 isoform X1: protein MQSDLGKLFIGGISWDTNEERLKEYFSTYGEVLEAVIMKDRTTGRARGFGFIVFADPAVADRVIKEKHNIDGRMVEAKKAVPRDDQSTISRSSPSIQGSPGPGRTRKIFVGGLASTVTETDFKEYFEQFGTITDVVVMYDHNTQRPRGFGFITYDSEDAVDKVLLKPFHELNGKMVEVKRAVPKELSPGPRLGGFNHPLSRINNFLNGYTQGYSPNTVAGYGVRMDGRFSPIAGGRSGFAPFGSGYGMGLNFEPGLSPGYGGSANFNSNLSYGRGLNPYYVNSSSRVGGPIGFDGVNGGSSSFFSSATRNLWGSGGLGYGTNSTSSSTFAVAGNGNTGAGNFSNTGVWGSSSISPQGRGNVSNQSGNLGYGGDDSLYGLTGGYGRNVTSSGAPTSSYPASNGSYDGPLADFYSGGLGYSDSTWRSANSERDGSGSIGYGLGNAPSDMPPKNSASYVGSYGVGKRQSNSADSSCF from the exons ATGCAATCTGATCTTGGGAAGTTATTCATTGGTGGAATTTCATGGGACACAAATGAAGAGCGTCTGAAGGAGTATTTTAGTACTTATGGGGAGGTTTTAGAGGCTGTAATTATGAAGGATAGGACTACTGGACGTGCCCGTGGTTTTGGTTTTATTGTCTTTGCTGATCCTGCTGTTGCTGATAGGGTAATCAAGGAGAAACACAACATTGATGGCAGGATG GTTGAAGCAAAGAAGGCTGTTCCTAGGGATGACCAGAGCACAATAAGTAGAAGCAGTCCTAGCATTCAGGGTTCTCCTGGTCCAGGACgtacaagaaaaatatttgttggAGGTTTAGCATCCACAGTAACTGAGACTGACTTTAAGGAGTACTTTGAGCAATTCGGAACAATCACAGATGTAGTAGTTATGTACGACCATAACACTCAGAGACCAAGAGGCTTTGGGTTCATAACTTATGATTCAGAGGATGCAGTGGATAAAGTATTGCTTAAGCCCTTCCATGAACTGAATGGTAAAATGGTCGAGGTCAAACGTGCAGTCCCCAAAGAGTTATCACCAGGTCCAAGACTTGGCGGGTTCAACCATCCATTAAGTAGGATCAATAACTTCCTTAATGGATACACACAAGGATACTCTCCGAATACAGTTGCAGGATATGGAGTCAGGATGGATGGTAGATTTAGCCCCATTGCTGGAGGTAGGAGTGGTTTTGCTCCATTTGGTTCTGGTTATGGAATGGGGCTTAACTTTGAACCAGGGTTAAGCCCAGGATATGGGGGAAGTGCAAACTTTAACAGCAACTTGAGCTATGGACGGGGACTGAACCCTTATTATGTTAATAGTTCAAGCAGAGTTGGTGGTCCTATTGGATTTGATGGAGTAAATGGAGGAAGTAGTTCATTCTTCAGCTCAGCAACTCGGAATTTGTGGGGAAGTGGGGGTTTGGGTTATGGAACGAACTCCACAAGCTCTAGCACCTTTGCAGTAGCTGGAAATGGGAACACCGGGGCTGGAAACTTTAGCAACACTGGAGTTTGGGGTTCATCTTCAATTTCCCCTCAAGGTAGAGGAAATGTTTCTAACCAAAGTGGAAATCTTGGTTATGGGGGTGATGATAGTTTATATGGGTTGACTGGAGGCTATGGAAGAAATGTTACATCAAGTGGGGCTCCTACCTCATCATATCCTGCATCTAATGGTAGCTATGATGGGCCTTTAGCTGATTTTTACAGTGGTGGTTTGGGATATAGTGATTCCACTTGGCGCTCTGCAAATTCTGAGCGAGATGGATCTGGTTCAATTGGTTATGGACTCGGCAATGCACCCTCAGACATGCCACCTAAAAATTCTGCTAGTTATGTTGGCAGTTATGGTGTTGGTAAAAGACAGTCAAACAGCG CTGATTCTAGCTGTTTCTGA
- the LOC107024339 gene encoding thymidylate kinase isoform X1 has translation MSNFALTTTLRRTLKVEGTLFSSRSFVPKTISTFPRKFGTWVALFSLKSSLDLKLRFKPSRLIHMENKESSSSRGALIVLEGLDRCGKTSQSGRLYKYLDEQGHSVESWRFPDRNTGVGQMISSYLANKSQLDDHAIHLLFSANRWEKRSLMEEKLKSGTTLIVDRYSYSGVAFSSAKGLDIEWCKAPEIGLLAPDLVVYLDISPEKAAERGGYGDERYEQLEFQKKVAGSYLSLRDSSWKVIDATLSIEDVEKKLREVVLDCMITCHKGKPLSQLWPC, from the exons ATGAGCAATTTCGCACTCACCACAACACt TCGAAGGACTTTAAAAGTGGAGGGAACTTTGTTTTCCAGCAGAAGTTTTGTACCAAAGACAATTTCGACCTTTCCTAGAAAATTTGGAACTTGGGTAGCTTTATTTTCATTGAAGTCTAGCTTGGATTTGAAGTTACGTTTTAAGCCTTCGAGACTTATTCATATGGAGAACAAAGAGAGCAGCAGCTCCAGAGGTGCTTTAATTGTTTTAGAAGGGTTGGATCGCTGTGGGAAGACATCGCAATCTGGCAGACTGTACAAGTATTTGGATGAGCAGGGACATTCAGTTGAGTCTTGGAGATTTCCTGACAGAAATACAGGCGTTGGGCAAATGATTTCTTCTTATCTTGCTAACAAATCACAGTTGGATGACCATGCAATCCATCTTCTCTTCAGTGCAAATCGTTGGGAGAAGAG ATCATTAATGGAGGAGAAGCTGAAGAGTGGAACTACTCTCATCGTTGACCGCTATTCTTATTCTGGGGTGGCATTTTCCTCTGCCAAGGGACTTGATATTGAATGGTGTAAG GCTCCAGAAATAGGGTTGTTAGCTCCAGATCTGGTTGTATATCTCGACATATCACCAGAG AAAGCTGCTGAAAGAGGAGGTTATGGAGATGAAAGATATGAGCAGCTTGAGTTTCAGAAAAAGGTTGCTGGATCTTATTTGTCTCTTCGTGATTCCTCGTGGAAG GTTATCGATGCAACCCTTTCGATTGAAGATGTAGAGAAGAAGCTCAGAGAAGTTGTACTTGACTGTATGATTACGTGCCACAAAGGGAAACCATTGTCTCAGTTATGGCCATGTTAG
- the LOC107026044 gene encoding heterogeneous nuclear ribonucleoprotein 1 isoform X2 produces MQSDLGKLFIGGISWDTNEERLKEYFSTYGEVLEAVIMKDRTTGRARGFGFIVFADPAVADRVIKEKHNIDGRMVEAKKAVPRDDQSTISRSSPSIQGSPGPGRTRKIFVGGLASTVTETDFKEYFEQFGTITDVVVMYDHNTQRPRGFGFITYDSEDAVDKVLLKPFHELNGKMVEVKRAVPKELSPGPRLGGFNHPLSRINNFLNGYTQGYSPNTVAGYGVRMDGRFSPIAGGRSGFAPFGSGYGMGLNFEPGLSPGYGGSANFNSNLSYGRGLNPYYVNSSSRVGGPIGFDGVNGGSSSFFSSATRNLWGSGGLGYGTNSTSSSTFAVAGNGNTGAGNFSNTGVWGSSSISPQGRGNVSNQSGNLGYGGDDSLYGLTGGYGRNVTSSGAPTSSYPASNGSYDGPLADFYSGGLGYSDSTWRSANSERDGSGSIGYGLGNAPSDMPPKNSASYVGSYGVGKRQSNSGIGG; encoded by the exons ATGCAATCTGATCTTGGGAAGTTATTCATTGGTGGAATTTCATGGGACACAAATGAAGAGCGTCTGAAGGAGTATTTTAGTACTTATGGGGAGGTTTTAGAGGCTGTAATTATGAAGGATAGGACTACTGGACGTGCCCGTGGTTTTGGTTTTATTGTCTTTGCTGATCCTGCTGTTGCTGATAGGGTAATCAAGGAGAAACACAACATTGATGGCAGGATG GTTGAAGCAAAGAAGGCTGTTCCTAGGGATGACCAGAGCACAATAAGTAGAAGCAGTCCTAGCATTCAGGGTTCTCCTGGTCCAGGACgtacaagaaaaatatttgttggAGGTTTAGCATCCACAGTAACTGAGACTGACTTTAAGGAGTACTTTGAGCAATTCGGAACAATCACAGATGTAGTAGTTATGTACGACCATAACACTCAGAGACCAAGAGGCTTTGGGTTCATAACTTATGATTCAGAGGATGCAGTGGATAAAGTATTGCTTAAGCCCTTCCATGAACTGAATGGTAAAATGGTCGAGGTCAAACGTGCAGTCCCCAAAGAGTTATCACCAGGTCCAAGACTTGGCGGGTTCAACCATCCATTAAGTAGGATCAATAACTTCCTTAATGGATACACACAAGGATACTCTCCGAATACAGTTGCAGGATATGGAGTCAGGATGGATGGTAGATTTAGCCCCATTGCTGGAGGTAGGAGTGGTTTTGCTCCATTTGGTTCTGGTTATGGAATGGGGCTTAACTTTGAACCAGGGTTAAGCCCAGGATATGGGGGAAGTGCAAACTTTAACAGCAACTTGAGCTATGGACGGGGACTGAACCCTTATTATGTTAATAGTTCAAGCAGAGTTGGTGGTCCTATTGGATTTGATGGAGTAAATGGAGGAAGTAGTTCATTCTTCAGCTCAGCAACTCGGAATTTGTGGGGAAGTGGGGGTTTGGGTTATGGAACGAACTCCACAAGCTCTAGCACCTTTGCAGTAGCTGGAAATGGGAACACCGGGGCTGGAAACTTTAGCAACACTGGAGTTTGGGGTTCATCTTCAATTTCCCCTCAAGGTAGAGGAAATGTTTCTAACCAAAGTGGAAATCTTGGTTATGGGGGTGATGATAGTTTATATGGGTTGACTGGAGGCTATGGAAGAAATGTTACATCAAGTGGGGCTCCTACCTCATCATATCCTGCATCTAATGGTAGCTATGATGGGCCTTTAGCTGATTTTTACAGTGGTGGTTTGGGATATAGTGATTCCACTTGGCGCTCTGCAAATTCTGAGCGAGATGGATCTGGTTCAATTGGTTATGGACTCGGCAATGCACCCTCAGACATGCCACCTAAAAATTCTGCTAGTTATGTTGGCAGTTATGGTGTTGGTAAAAGACAGTCAAACAGCG GGATTGGTGGCTAG
- the LOC107024648 gene encoding probable serine/threonine-protein kinase WNK11: MPFASVDSMEEEKEQFAEVDPSGRFGRYAELLGHGAVKKVYRAFDIQEGRDVAWNQIQLSKFIDMPYVVNKIHSEITLLKNLKNDNIIVLYHFWRDKEHNILNFITEECVSGNLRDYRKKHRRVSIKALKNWSRQILQGLDYLHTHDPCVIHRDLNCSNIFINGNVGKVKIGDLGLATIVGKSHAAHSMLGTPGYMAPELYEEDYTELVDIYSFGMCLLELATMEIPYSECESLAKLYRKVTSGVKPQAFNKVSDKELKDFIEKCIGQPRARPSAADLLMDPFLSDVDNC; encoded by the exons ATGCCATTTGCAAGTGTTGATTCGATGGAGGAAGAAAAGGAACAATTTGCTGAAGTCGATCCATCAGGTAGATTTGGTCGATACGCGGAGTTACTAGGTCATGGTGCTGTGAAGAAAGTATACAGAGCATTTGATATACAAGAAGGCAGAGATGTAGCGTGGAATCAAATTCAATTGAGTAAATTTATTGACATGCCTTATGTTGTGAATAAAATTCATTCTGAGATTACGTTgttgaagaacttgaagaacGATAATATCATTGTGTTGTATCATTTCTGGAGAGATAAAGAACATAACATACTCAATTTCATTACTGAGGAATGTGTGTCTGGGAATTTGAGGGATTATAGGAAGAAGCATCGTCGCGTTTCTATTAAGGCGTTGAAGAATTGGTCTAGACAGATATTGCAGGGGTTGGATTATTTGCATACTCATGATCCTTGTGTTATTCATAGAGATCTTAATTGCAGCAACATATTTATCAATGGCAATGTTGGGAAG GTAAAAATAGGTGATCTTGGGTTGGCTACAATAGTAGGGAAGAGTCATGCAGCACATTCAATGCTAGGGACACCAGGGTATATGGCACCAGAACTATATGAAGAGGACTACACAGAGTTAGTAGATATTTACTCATTTGGAATGTGTTTGCTAGAACTGGCCACTATGGAAATACCATATAGTGAATGTGAAAGCCTAGCCAAATTATACAGGAAGGTTACATCAGGAGTAAAGCCTCAAGCTTTCAACAAAGTGAGTGATAAAGAGTTGAAAGATTTCATTGAAAAATGCATTGGACAACCAAGAGCAAGACCATCTGCTGCTGACTTGCTAATGGATCCTTTTCTATCTGATGTTGATAATTGTTGA
- the LOC107024339 gene encoding thymidylate kinase isoform X2, which yields MSNFALTTTLRSFVPKTISTFPRKFGTWVALFSLKSSLDLKLRFKPSRLIHMENKESSSSRGALIVLEGLDRCGKTSQSGRLYKYLDEQGHSVESWRFPDRNTGVGQMISSYLANKSQLDDHAIHLLFSANRWEKRSLMEEKLKSGTTLIVDRYSYSGVAFSSAKGLDIEWCKAPEIGLLAPDLVVYLDISPEKAAERGGYGDERYEQLEFQKKVAGSYLSLRDSSWKVIDATLSIEDVEKKLREVVLDCMITCHKGKPLSQLWPC from the exons ATGAGCAATTTCGCACTCACCACAACACt CAGAAGTTTTGTACCAAAGACAATTTCGACCTTTCCTAGAAAATTTGGAACTTGGGTAGCTTTATTTTCATTGAAGTCTAGCTTGGATTTGAAGTTACGTTTTAAGCCTTCGAGACTTATTCATATGGAGAACAAAGAGAGCAGCAGCTCCAGAGGTGCTTTAATTGTTTTAGAAGGGTTGGATCGCTGTGGGAAGACATCGCAATCTGGCAGACTGTACAAGTATTTGGATGAGCAGGGACATTCAGTTGAGTCTTGGAGATTTCCTGACAGAAATACAGGCGTTGGGCAAATGATTTCTTCTTATCTTGCTAACAAATCACAGTTGGATGACCATGCAATCCATCTTCTCTTCAGTGCAAATCGTTGGGAGAAGAG ATCATTAATGGAGGAGAAGCTGAAGAGTGGAACTACTCTCATCGTTGACCGCTATTCTTATTCTGGGGTGGCATTTTCCTCTGCCAAGGGACTTGATATTGAATGGTGTAAG GCTCCAGAAATAGGGTTGTTAGCTCCAGATCTGGTTGTATATCTCGACATATCACCAGAG AAAGCTGCTGAAAGAGGAGGTTATGGAGATGAAAGATATGAGCAGCTTGAGTTTCAGAAAAAGGTTGCTGGATCTTATTTGTCTCTTCGTGATTCCTCGTGGAAG GTTATCGATGCAACCCTTTCGATTGAAGATGTAGAGAAGAAGCTCAGAGAAGTTGTACTTGACTGTATGATTACGTGCCACAAAGGGAAACCATTGTCTCAGTTATGGCCATGTTAG
- the LOC107026517 gene encoding splicing factor ESS-2 homolog encodes MLLSPGHSPRHLSTPSPSPSLAEQNPNSTLHNSNSSIAPTNKRRSKVLDEDTYVAAIEKIIERDFFPDIPKLRDRLDWLEAIRTGDPVQIRDAQLKIIERRGGKAVGSNTEGKLRTPGSTFFRNSTTPFEDPYKTPTPSVVNGNNWSSVGDNAEGGGGEVDGSLSLDEFFRRYTSEDNESFSKLIEKVNRKRKEKYGYLLEGEKEEEMKLIEDSKRAKVVTDGYGTSDQPVATLEGWKYAAKNLLMYHPADNGEVALTEEERAERLKGLTKEVSKVNTRFHGKMMESQPKEDETVAVLYTPVPGATPVPFLDRGDKTKKYDLDDLRKTPNQFFVESGKKAENGYSFVSTPSPAPGVDGSPFITWGEIEGTPLRLEQEDTPIDIGGNGEGPQYKIPMPPSRDTKAHSLSREAARKLRERSKMFQKPPLPSPVRGGSASPAARTLSPAAQKFMRKAIAKSSHSLDESLRASYRGSSPGMNTPKTGRSLSRLGREGSLDSRSPSIRGGSNPPW; translated from the coding sequence ATGTTGTTATCGCCGGGACACTCCCCGCGCCACCTATCAACGCCGTCTCCTTCGCCGTCGTTGGCCGAGCAAAACCCTAATTCAACCCTCCACAACAGTAATTCTTCTATAGCACCAACTAATAAGCGCCGATCGAAAGTACTCGATGAGGACACCTACGTGGCTGCAATAGAGAAAATAATCGAGCGTGATTTCTTCCCAGATATCCCCAAGCTTCGCGATCGTCTTGATTGGCTTGAAGCGATTCGTACAGGCGATCCGGTTCAAATTCGTGATGCTCAGTTGAAAATTATTGAACGAAGGGGAGGTAAAGCTGTTGGATCGAATACTGAAGGTAAATTACGAACTCCTGGTTCGACTTTCTTTCGAAATTCGACTACTCCGTTTGAAGATCCTTATAAAACTCCCACTCCTAGTGTAGTTAATGGTAATAATTGGTCTAGTGTTGGGGATAATGCGGAAGGAGGTGGTGGTGAGGTGGATGGGTCTTTGAGTTTAGATGAGTTTTTTAGGAGGTATACGAGTGAGGATAATGAGAGTTTTTCAAAGCTTATTGAGAAAGTGAACAGGAAAAGGAAGGAGAAATATGGGTATTTGTTGGAAGGTGAAAAGGAGGAGGAGATGAAGTTGATTGAGGATTCTAAGAGGGCGAAGGTAGTTACTGATGGATATGGGACATCAGATCAGCCAGTGGCTACATTGGAAGGGTGGAAATATGCTGCTAAGAATTTGCTGATGTATCATCCGGCGGATAATGGAGAAGTAGCTTTGACTGAAGAAGAAAGAGCTGAGAGGCTTAAGGGATTGACGAAAGAAGTTAGTAAGGTGAATACAAGGTTTCATGGTAAGATGATGGAATCACAGCCGAAAGAGGATGAGACAGTGGCTGTGCTTTATACACCTGTTCCTGGGGCAACTCCGGTTCCTTTTCTTGATAGAGGTGATAAGACAAAGAAGTATGATTTGGATGACCTGCGGAAGACCCCGAATCAGTTCTTTGTTGAGTCAGGAAAGAAGGCTGAGAATGGATATAGTTTTGTTAGTACTCCTTCACCCGCGCCTGGTGTTGATGGATCACCGTTTATAACGTGGGGAGAAATTGAAGGAACACCTTTGCGGCTGGAGCAGGAGGATACACCCATTGATATTGGTGGAAATGGTGAAGGCCCTCAGTATAAGATCCCAATGCCACCCTCCAGAGATACAAAGGCTCATTCTTTATCTCGTGAAGCTGCTCGTAAGTTGAGGGAGAGGTCAAAGATGTTTCAGAAACCACCATTACCTTCACCAGTTAGAGGAGGGAGTGCTAGTCCAGCTGCACGTACTCTTTCACCTGCTGCACAGAAGTTTATGCGAAAGGCAATTGCCAAGTCGTCTCACTCTTTAGACGAATCTCTACGAGCAAGTTACCGTGGTTCAAGTCCTGGAATGAATACTCCTAAAACTGGCAGGAGTTTGTCAAGGTTAGGAAGAGAAGGTAGTCTAGATTCCAGGTCACCATCTATAAGAGGAGGATCTAATCCTCCTTGGTAA
- the LOC107024647 gene encoding BTB/POZ domain-containing protein At5g48130 — MGTSSSPKDSSILYSPLSSPNVGALLKIKIISWSQETGLPVTIRVRIADRTFNLHKHPLFSKSGYFRRQLNESNEVELPSNFPGGAETFEMMALFIYGSSTLVDPFNVAALRCAAEYLEMTEEYISGNLCERFDIYLNQVVLQSWDDTLIVLQKCQMLLPLAEELLIVSRCIESLAFMACMEILDPERRRDHPVVTLDALASQPWSNETVKAILSQDLWIKDLIALPFPFFKRIMSSLRRQGMKEKYVSPIVLFYANKWVLSRKTHQYWQDARKEGKPDNDVEDDDDDDTNEKVSKILQGILDLLPMGEKASKVIPVGFYFSLLSRSLQLGLTSESREKLQDQIASLLYLARMEDFLLPDSSNDSISSCIELTVMKSIFSKYVSFMELTHTPSPRNYIVAELWDIYLTKIATDPEWSSKRFLELIETVPLSSRQTHDHLYRALSTFLMAHPDMSQEEKGLVCKYLNCQKLSQEVCIEAVQNELMPLRLIVQALFVQQLNTQQAFKECSDSFRYAQCGEYSGSLSSTIYPNSKSQNLVESPYMEGSEGGSKTLSFLLKDSAMQRSEFSRKEYESTSFRIQNLEEELMSLKKTLQLQHISKQTETISKKVEPVSANFQSLKPYGLEGRTPSKKSVGQVTSCIGSVNFSSQKRYATRLLKIFRRITLFGRGKSRKKQGGNGLRPKILNF, encoded by the exons ATGGGTACTTCTTCAAGTCCAAAAGACTCTTCAATTCTTTATAGTCCACTTTCATCTCCTAATGTTGGTGCTTTGCTTAAAATCAAGATCATTTCATG GAGTCAAGAAACTGGATTACCTGTCACAATTCGAGTTCGGATAGCTGACAGAACCTTTAACTTGCATAAG CACCCCTTGTTCTCGAAAAGCGGATACTTCAGAAGACAACTGAATGAATCAAATGAGGTTGAATTACCAAGTAACTTCCCTGGAGGAGCAGAGACTTTTGAAATGATGGCACTCTTCATCTATGGATCCTCCACGTTAGTTGACCCTTTCAATGTTGCAGCGCTAAGATGTGCAGCAGAGTACCTTGAAATGACAGAAGAGTACATCTCTGGCAATCTTTGTGAGCGTTTCGACATATATTTGAACCAGGTTGTGCTGCAAAGCTGGGATGATACTCTGATAGTACtccaaaaatgccaaatgttgcTTCCTTTGGCTGAGGAGCTGCTGATTGTTAGCCGTTGCATCGAGTCACTTGCCTTCATGGCCTGCATGGAAATTCTTGATCCTGAAAGGAGAAGAGACCATCCAGTTGTTACATTAGACGCCTTAGCTAGTCAGCCTTGGAGCAATGAGACAGTTAAGGCTATTCTCAGCCAAGATTTGTGGATTAAAGATCTCATTGCTCTGCCATTTCCGTTCTTCAAGAGGATAATGTCATCTCTGAGAAGACAAGGGATGAAGGAAAAATATGTCAGCCCCATAGTTCTTTTCTATGCAAACAAATGGGTACTTTCTAGAAAAACTCACCAGTATTGGCAGGACGCTAGGAAGGAAGGAAAACCTGACAATGAcgttgaggatgatgatgatgatgatactAATGAAAAGGTTTCCAAGATTCTTCAAGGGATTCTTGATTTGCTCCCTATGGGAGAGAAAGCGAGTAAAGTAATCCCCGTTGGATTTTATTTCTCTTTGCTTTCAAGATCACTTCAACTTGGTTTAACAAGTGAAAGTAGGGAAAAGCTGCAAGATCAGATTGCATCCCTACTATACTTGGCTCGAATGGAAGATTTCCTCCTTCCGGATAGCAGCAATGACTCCATTTCCTCCTGCATTGAGTTAACAGTAATGAAGagcatattttcaaaatatgtatCCTTCATGGAGTTAACTCATACACCTTCACCAAGAAACTACATTGTCGCTGAACTTTGGGATATATATCTAACCAAGATAGCCACTGATCCAGAATGGAGTTCGAAAAGATTCTTAGAGCTCATTGAAACTGTTCCATTGTCCAGCAGGCAAACGCACGATCATCTCTACAGAGCTTTAAGCACTTTTCTCATG GCACATCCAGATATGTCACAAGAAGAGAAAGGACTGGTGTGCAAATACCTCAATTGCCAGAAACTTTCGCAAGAAGTGTGCATTGAAGCAGTTCAAAATGAATTGATGCCGTTGAGACTTATTGTCCAGGCGCTGTTTGTTCAGCAACTAAATACACAGCAAGCTTTTAAAGAATGTTCAGACTCGTTTCGATATGCTCAATGTGGAGAGTACTCTGGAAGCCTCTCAAGTACAATATATCCAAATTCCAAAAGCCAGAATTTGGTTGAGAGTCCGTATATGGAGGGAAGTGAAGGAGGCAGCAAAACACTAAGCTTCTTGTTAAAAGATTCAGCAATGCAAAGGTCCGAATTCTCAAGGAAGGAATATGAATCCACGAGCTTCAGAATCCAAAACCTTGAAGAAGAATTGATGTCCTTGAAGAAAACGCTTCAACTGCAGCACATATCTAAGCAAACAGAAACCATCTCCAAGAAAGTTGAACCAGTTTCTGCAAATTTTCAAAGCTTGAAACCATATGGACTAGAGGGAAGAACGCCAAGCAAGAAGAGTGTTGGCCAAGTGACTAGTTGCATTGGTTCTGTGAATTTTTCTTCCCAAAAACGATATGCTACTAGGTTACTTAAGATTTTCCGGAGGATAACTTTGTTTGGCagaggaaaatcaagaaaaaagcAAGGTGGAAATGGCCTTAGGCCAAAGATATTGAACTTTTAA